A genome region from Nocardia sp. NBC_00565 includes the following:
- the bla gene encoding class A beta-lactamase, which yields MTKIGRSGWTSTRVRSVVLTMVTLPLIGACGSEANDPAPVAPTMAAASAQFTGIEQQHQARLGVFAVDTASGKTVGYRQDERFAMMSTFKTLACAALLREHPLATGYFEQIIHFTQADVAAAGGSAVTGTRIETGMSVSELCDAAITRSDNAAGNELLKLLGGPQSLTQFLRSIGDQVSRLDRWEPTLNTAIPGDEQDTTTPAAIAADYRALTVGDALGAPERAQLTAWLVANTTGDSRIRAGLPAGWKTGDKTGTGDYGSANDVAVTWPADSAAPIVIAVLTTHTAPDAKADNALVAEATKEVVGQLR from the coding sequence ATGACAAAGATCGGTAGGAGCGGATGGACCTCGACGCGCGTGAGATCCGTCGTGCTGACCATGGTGACGTTGCCCTTGATCGGCGCGTGCGGGTCCGAAGCGAATGATCCGGCTCCGGTAGCGCCGACCATGGCGGCCGCTTCGGCCCAGTTCACCGGTATCGAGCAGCAGCATCAGGCCCGGCTCGGTGTGTTCGCGGTCGACACCGCTTCGGGAAAGACTGTCGGTTACCGCCAAGACGAGCGGTTCGCGATGATGTCGACGTTCAAGACGCTCGCGTGCGCCGCGCTGCTGCGCGAACATCCGCTCGCCACTGGCTATTTCGAGCAGATCATCCACTTCACCCAGGCCGATGTCGCGGCCGCGGGTGGCTCGGCGGTCACCGGCACCCGGATCGAGACCGGTATGTCGGTGTCCGAGTTGTGCGATGCCGCGATCACCCGCAGCGATAACGCCGCGGGCAATGAACTGCTGAAACTGCTCGGCGGCCCGCAGAGCCTGACGCAGTTCCTGCGGTCCATCGGCGACCAGGTCTCCCGGCTGGATCGCTGGGAGCCGACGCTCAATACCGCCATTCCCGGTGACGAGCAGGACACCACCACGCCCGCGGCGATCGCGGCCGACTATCGGGCACTGACCGTCGGTGACGCACTCGGCGCGCCGGAGCGCGCACAGCTGACGGCGTGGCTGGTCGCCAACACCACCGGCGACAGTCGCATTCGCGCCGGCCTGCCCGCCGGATGGAAGACCGGCGACAAAACCGGCACCGGCGACTACGGTTCGGCCAACGATGTGGCCGTCACCTGGCCCGCCGATAGCGCCGCACCGATCGTGATCGCCGTGCTGACCACCCATACCGCGCCAGATGCCAAGGCGGACAACGCATTGGTCGCGGAGGCGACCAAAGAGGTTGTGGGACAGCTGCGATAG
- a CDS encoding AraC family transcriptional regulator: MSVIRSAGLRGFRATVAELGGNAEEFATAVGLPIAALDADDLLVPDQAVAAVLELAAHRLDCADLGLRISQRQDLDMLGSLALAIRNSPTLTDVFECSSRYLFLHARSLSLTLQPDPYGDRGVVAVRYGVQPGLPTPVQGTDLGLAFVHRTIQRLADDRYGLRSVELPYRPAASIAVYEECFGAPVRIERPAAVLRVPGNLVTRPLSGGDENLHRLAMAFLAEQSGGADASIVPKVRAAAQQLLGTTPPEIAAVARLLTIHPRTLQRRLAAEGSSFAGILDTVRRDEARRYLTTTDMPMSQVASLIGLSEQATFTRCCRRWWGTTPTAVRREGAHHRP; this comes from the coding sequence ATGTCGGTGATTCGGTCCGCAGGGCTGCGTGGGTTTCGCGCGACGGTGGCCGAGCTCGGCGGGAACGCGGAGGAGTTCGCCACCGCCGTTGGGCTGCCGATCGCGGCGCTCGACGCCGACGATCTGCTGGTGCCGGATCAGGCGGTCGCCGCAGTACTGGAGTTGGCGGCCCATCGGCTCGACTGTGCGGATCTGGGGCTGCGCATTTCGCAGCGTCAAGACCTCGACATGCTGGGGTCGCTGGCGCTGGCCATCCGGAATTCACCGACACTGACCGACGTCTTCGAATGCTCGTCGCGCTACTTGTTCCTGCACGCGCGCTCCCTCAGCCTGACGCTGCAGCCCGACCCGTATGGCGATCGCGGCGTCGTCGCAGTGCGCTACGGCGTCCAGCCCGGCCTGCCGACACCCGTCCAGGGCACCGACCTGGGGCTGGCCTTCGTGCACCGCACCATCCAGCGGCTGGCGGACGATCGCTACGGGCTGCGCTCGGTCGAGTTGCCGTACCGCCCGGCCGCATCGATCGCCGTCTACGAGGAATGCTTCGGCGCGCCGGTACGGATCGAACGTCCCGCGGCGGTGCTGCGGGTGCCGGGCAATCTGGTCACCCGCCCGCTGAGCGGCGGCGATGAGAATCTGCACCGCTTGGCCATGGCGTTTCTGGCCGAACAGTCCGGCGGCGCGGACGCCTCGATCGTGCCGAAGGTGCGCGCCGCCGCCCAACAGCTACTTGGCACGACTCCCCCGGAAATCGCCGCCGTCGCAAGGCTTTTGACGATCCACCCGCGCACGTTGCAACGTCGCCTCGCCGCCGAGGGCAGCTCGTTCGCCGGCATCCTGGACACCGTGCGCCGCGATGAGGCCCGCCGCTACCTGACCACCACCGATATGCCGATGAGTCAGGTCGCCTCGCTGATCGGCCTGTCCGAGCAGGCCACGTTCACCCGGTGCTGCCGAAGATGGTGGGGCACAACACCTACTGCGGTTCGCCGCGAAGGCGCGCACCATCGGCCGTAG
- a CDS encoding zinc-binding dehydrogenase, whose product MPDSARTVRLSGRTCGWLGLVEKDGVMRGFITDPAARGGLRLADDLPEPDPAADEVVVAVRAYAVNHDEANLIARRPDGWRPGQDVAGVVVRAAASGKGPAVGDRVVCYLDWEGWAERVAVPVHCTAVLDDRVSFEAAAALPIAGLTALRALRVGGAVLGRQVLITGATGGVGQYAVQLAAAAGARVTALVSSPEREAEARALGARHIVTSLDDAGLGPFHLILDGIGGPITAQAIRRIAPGGHLAWYGNIGGAAELNLADFYAQGWNAHIVGFISPVPEETKGEDLGILADLVADGRLTPLIGLTLDWAQTADAFEALAARTLRGKAVLRVT is encoded by the coding sequence GTGCCGGATTCGGCACGGACAGTGCGGCTGTCGGGCCGGACCTGCGGATGGCTCGGCCTGGTCGAAAAGGACGGTGTCATGCGCGGTTTCATCACCGACCCGGCGGCGCGCGGCGGATTGCGGCTGGCGGACGACTTGCCCGAACCGGATCCGGCGGCCGACGAGGTGGTCGTAGCGGTTCGCGCATACGCCGTGAACCATGATGAAGCCAATCTGATCGCTCGCCGTCCCGACGGCTGGCGGCCCGGTCAGGATGTCGCTGGTGTAGTTGTCCGAGCGGCCGCCAGTGGTAAGGGGCCGGCCGTTGGCGATCGAGTGGTCTGCTATCTCGATTGGGAGGGTTGGGCCGAGCGCGTTGCGGTGCCGGTGCACTGTACGGCCGTGCTCGACGACCGCGTCTCCTTCGAGGCCGCCGCGGCCCTGCCCATCGCCGGCCTGACCGCATTGCGGGCATTGCGGGTCGGCGGCGCTGTGCTCGGCCGACAGGTCCTGATCACCGGCGCGACCGGTGGCGTCGGCCAGTACGCGGTGCAGTTGGCCGCTGCCGCGGGAGCCAGGGTGACCGCTTTGGTCAGCAGCCCGGAACGGGAGGCCGAGGCGCGTGCCCTGGGTGCACGGCATATCGTAACTTCCCTGGATGACGCAGGATTGGGCCCCTTCCATCTGATCCTGGATGGCATCGGCGGCCCCATCACCGCGCAGGCCATCCGCCGGATAGCCCCCGGCGGACACCTGGCCTGGTACGGAAATATCGGTGGCGCAGCCGAATTGAACCTGGCCGACTTCTACGCCCAGGGCTGGAACGCGCATATCGTCGGCTTCATCAGCCCGGTCCCCGAGGAGACCAAGGGTGAAGACCTCGGCATACTCGCCGATCTGGTCGCCGATGGTCGTCTCACGCCACTCATCGGCCTGACGCTCGACTGGGCGCAGACCGCGGACGCGTTCGAAGCCTTGGCCGCGCGCACCTTGCGCGGCAAGGCGGTACTGCGAGTGACGTAG